GGCAACCGCAGGATTTAAGTCCTTACTTAGATATTGCCCTGGAAGCATTTGGCCCCGAAAGGCTGATGATTGGCTCCGACTGGCCCGTTTGCCGTCTGGCCGGGGAGTACGAAGCGGTGATGCAGGTAGTCGTGGATTTCGTTACGGCTCTTTCGCCGGATGAGCAAGCGGCTATACTGGGCAACAATGCCGTACAATTTTATAATTTAAAAATGTAGTTTAGCGTTCCGAAACTAACGTACCTTTATTTTTTAAAATTTTTGCTTTTTCACCCGTGGGTGAGCCAGCTTTTTACCTGTTACTTTAGCTTTTTCTTTGTGAGATACTCTGCCTGTTTTTCGAATAAACTAAACTGCAACCTGCTTTCTTCTTTTGTTATCCTGCTGAGTTTAGGGCTGGCAACGGCTTGTAACAACGACAAAAAAGAGACTACGGAGTCCAACACCACCACCCAGGCTCCGCCGCCGGTGGTAAGCCCGATTACCATGAATTACGAAGTGGTAAACACTTTCCCGCACGATACCACCGCTTTTACCGAAGGCTTGCTGCTGCACCAGGGCCAGTTATTCGAAAGTACCGGCTCCCCCACCGAAATGCCCCAAACCCGCTCCCTTATCGGCATTGTAGATTTAAAAACCGGTAAAATCGACGAAAAAATTGAGCTGGACAGAAACAAATACTTTGGCGAAGGCATGGTAATTTTAAACGATAAAATTTACCAGTTAACTTATACCACTAAGGTAGGCTTTGTGTACGATGCCAAAACTTTTAAAAAATTACAGGAATTTACCTTCCCGAGCCAGGAAGGCTGGGGCCTGACCACCGACGGCACGCATTTAATTATGAGCGACGGCACCAGCCAGCTCACGTACCTGGACCCGAATACGTTTAAAACCGTTAAAACCTTACAGGTAAAATACAACTACGACCCACTCGTAAACCTGAACGAACTGGAGTACATTAAAGGGGTGATTTACGCTAATATTTACACCACCAACAGCATTGTGCGTATAGACGAAGCTACCGGCCAGGCCACCGGTATTCTGGATTTAAGCGCCTTAACCAACCAGGTAAAAAGCAAGTACCCTAACGCCCTGGAGCTAAACGGCATCGCTTTTAACCCAACTTCCGGCACTATTTACGTAACCGGTAAACTCTGGCCCAACATTTTTGAGCTGAGAATTAAGGCTTAAGAAACAAATTGCCTCTGTTAATTTAGAGTTTATCATTGTTCGTAAGGTACTATTTACATTTAATAGGAGTAATGATTTACAGGCAAATTAAACCGCATCCAGCTTTATCGGCCTACATTGATAGTTATTGGACCTTAGATTGTGAGGACAATAAACCGGAATGCGAGCGGATCTTTCCGGATGGATGCTGCGGCCTTGTTATCAACTTGGGAGAAAAGTGCACTACCGACAATGGGCTAGTAATCCTTCATGCAGGAAAACCCTATTTAGTTGGCCCCATGACTACCTTTAAAGAAACCAGTATACCACCGGGTGGCCGTTTGATTGGTGTTTGCTTTAATCCTGCTGCGTTTTCACAGTTTTATTATCAATTTCCGCTATCCGAGGTTATTGATAAAACAGTAGATTTCGATCTGATACCAGAACGAACTATGCAGAAGCTAATGCAAAATACTGTTTCTTCGCTAAATGAGTACTTCGGCAATAGACTTACTTCTGAGAAACACAACCTAATACCCATCATAAAAGATATTCAATTAGCGAAAGGCCAGATTAGTATTGACCAATTGGCGAGAAGAAATTTTATGACTTGCAGGCAAT
The sequence above is a segment of the Adhaeribacter swui genome. Coding sequences within it:
- a CDS encoding glutaminyl-peptide cyclotransferase; translated protein: MRYSACFSNKLNCNLLSSFVILLSLGLATACNNDKKETTESNTTTQAPPPVVSPITMNYEVVNTFPHDTTAFTEGLLLHQGQLFESTGSPTEMPQTRSLIGIVDLKTGKIDEKIELDRNKYFGEGMVILNDKIYQLTYTTKVGFVYDAKTFKKLQEFTFPSQEGWGLTTDGTHLIMSDGTSQLTYLDPNTFKTVKTLQVKYNYDPLVNLNELEYIKGVIYANIYTTNSIVRIDEATGQATGILDLSALTNQVKSKYPNALELNGIAFNPTSGTIYVTGKLWPNIFELRIKA
- a CDS encoding helix-turn-helix transcriptional regulator, translated to MIYRQIKPHPALSAYIDSYWTLDCEDNKPECERIFPDGCCGLVINLGEKCTTDNGLVILHAGKPYLVGPMTTFKETSIPPGGRLIGVCFNPAAFSQFYYQFPLSEVIDKTVDFDLIPERTMQKLMQNTVSSLNEYFGNRLTSEKHNLIPIIKDIQLAKGQISIDQLARRNFMTCRQLERSFKKHIGLSPKEFTKITRFQTAFLKIKNNYQHKSLLDIAFDCGYYDHAHLTNEIKQYTGLTPSAI